A portion of the Clostridium gelidum genome contains these proteins:
- a CDS encoding three component ABC system middle component has translation MSITHIETLIYNPIFLSKVIQSFMTGYKKDMDMKTAFYILPIVMYKDSRDKLNSARSNSTLYSIFSKEDDFKDYGIKLNTKFCLNQIIDMFDDYIEITKQSIIVLSNQHKIFFNGSKLSLLEKFEYKKSPYLIREYFKSAYYLGEILTKIELIEFEDFLEIKWEA, from the coding sequence ATGAGTATAACACATATTGAAACATTAATTTACAATCCTATTTTCCTTAGTAAGGTTATTCAGAGTTTTATGACTGGGTATAAAAAAGATATGGATATGAAAACGGCTTTTTATATTTTGCCTATTGTTATGTACAAGGATTCGAGAGATAAACTAAATAGTGCAAGGTCTAATAGTACACTGTATTCTATATTTAGTAAAGAAGATGACTTTAAAGATTATGGAATTAAGTTGAATACAAAGTTTTGCTTAAATCAGATAATAGATATGTTTGATGATTATATAGAAATTACTAAGCAATCTATTATAGTTCTATCTAATCAACATAAAATATTTTTTAATGGCAGTAAACTAAGTTTATTAGAGAAATTTGAATATAAAAAGTCGCCTTATTTAATTCGTGAATATTTTAAATCAGCATATTATTTAGGTGAAATTTTAACTAAAATAGAGCTGATAGAATTTGAGGATTTTCTGGAAATCAAATGGGAAGCGTAG
- a CDS encoding nucleoside triphosphate pyrophosphohydrolase: MKVYNKLVRDLIPQVIEKSGKKFDIHIAGKEEYGKLLEEKLMEEVNEYLEDKNLEELADVLEVLVGLAGSLGYTEEELFEKRRVKKEERGGFFEGVVLERVLE; the protein is encoded by the coding sequence ATGAAGGTTTATAACAAATTAGTGAGGGATTTAATTCCACAGGTAATAGAGAAAAGTGGGAAGAAGTTTGATATACATATAGCAGGAAAAGAAGAGTATGGGAAATTACTTGAAGAGAAGTTGATGGAAGAAGTTAATGAATATTTGGAAGATAAGAATTTAGAGGAATTAGCGGATGTTTTAGAGGTATTGGTGGGACTTGCTGGTAGTTTGGGATATACGGAAGAGGAATTGTTTGAGAAGAGGAGGGTGAAGAAAGAGGAACGTGGGGGATTTTTTGAGGGGGTTGTTTTGGAGAGGGTTTTGGAATAG
- a CDS encoding ABC-three component system protein, translating to MATNDNTLKTLGFIYQTYIGLIKCLEMKENDTVVIENLGDVTKISAKGNSEQIEVKHHLESKSISDRSDEIWNTVWNWYNNFDEYKNIDEFILFTTANLSDNSVFKDWEIQDENNKYDTFKNIGVKPRDKEESFRNTYNKIFNSKHEINKLKGVLNRFKILSKQETIKTIINKYELTTFKFLSEKIIMEEFVASLIGILLTIPIKAKDWTISYKEFDTIFKEYSKRFAVDSNIPLPMEFENYEVTQDENNTIKCKRFVEEINNIDLKDEVADAINNYCRTYKTIIGYFNNNTVKSKDLNDYKGDLTKTLNFRRKSYKVECQNDDNRLMPKSQKLYFDAMELDTRNLNGVSNNRSFFQAGVIHIIVDEGELRWYVGDKK from the coding sequence ATGGCAACAAATGATAATACTTTAAAAACACTTGGGTTCATATATCAAACTTATATTGGGCTAATAAAATGCCTAGAAATGAAAGAAAATGATACAGTAGTTATAGAAAATTTAGGTGATGTTACTAAAATTTCAGCAAAAGGCAATTCTGAGCAAATAGAAGTAAAACATCATTTAGAGTCTAAAAGTATTTCTGACCGTAGTGATGAGATTTGGAACACAGTTTGGAATTGGTACAATAATTTTGATGAATATAAAAATATAGATGAATTTATTTTATTCACTACAGCTAATTTATCTGATAACTCTGTATTTAAAGACTGGGAGATACAAGATGAAAACAATAAATATGATACATTCAAAAATATTGGAGTAAAACCGAGGGACAAGGAGGAAAGTTTTAGAAATACATATAATAAGATTTTCAACAGTAAACACGAAATTAATAAATTGAAAGGTGTTTTAAATAGATTTAAAATTCTTTCAAAGCAAGAAACAATAAAAACAATTATTAATAAGTATGAGCTAACTACCTTTAAATTTCTTTCGGAAAAAATTATAATGGAAGAATTTGTTGCTTCTTTAATAGGAATTTTATTAACAATACCTATTAAAGCTAAAGATTGGACAATTTCCTATAAAGAATTTGATACTATTTTTAAAGAATATTCTAAAAGATTTGCAGTAGATAGTAATATACCTCTTCCAATGGAATTTGAGAATTATGAAGTAACTCAAGATGAAAATAATACTATAAAGTGCAAAAGATTTGTTGAAGAAATTAATAATATCGATTTGAAAGATGAAGTAGCTGATGCAATTAATAATTATTGTAGGACATATAAAACAATTATAGGTTATTTCAATAATAATACAGTTAAATCTAAAGACTTAAATGATTATAAAGGAGATTTAACTAAAACACTAAATTTTAGAAGGAAAAGTTATAAGGTAGAATGCCAAAATGATGATAATCGTTTGATGCCTAAGTCTCAGAAACTGTATTTTGATGCTATGGAATTGGACACTAGAAATTTAAATGGTGTTAGTAATAATAGAAGTTTTTTTCAAGCCGGAGTCATACATATTATTGTAGATGAAGGAGAGTTAAGATGGTATGTAGGTGATAAAAAATGA
- a CDS encoding M23 family metallopeptidase, with amino-acid sequence MIEAREPIIVEFPLRGEWLSPNTPGTKIPSHGTDQLGTRYAYDFIQVDWERKGLPAYRVSLAQYLLFGVPLNEYYCFGQEVYAPCDGIIVKSEDGYKERGRTNLLLDMSNAYKNAHYFDPKKDDIQSVAGNYIIMECGDHVYAGLVHLQTGSIQVSVGQIVKKGEVIGKVGHSGNSFAPHLHFQLMDSSDISTANGLPCAFEQYEVFQDGEWQKVVNGIPTDKDRIRFGSF; translated from the coding sequence ATGATTGAAGCGCGTGAGCCCATAATTGTAGAGTTTCCTTTGAGGGGAGAATGGCTCTCTCCTAACACTCCAGGGACAAAAATTCCAAGTCACGGAACAGACCAGTTAGGAACAAGATATGCTTATGACTTTATACAAGTGGATTGGGAAAGAAAGGGCTTGCCCGCCTATCGCGTTAGCTTGGCGCAATATCTTCTTTTTGGTGTTCCCTTAAATGAATATTATTGCTTTGGCCAAGAAGTATATGCACCTTGCGATGGGATCATTGTCAAATCCGAGGACGGTTATAAAGAACGAGGACGAACGAATTTGCTTTTAGATATGTCTAATGCTTATAAAAATGCTCATTATTTTGATCCGAAAAAAGACGACATACAATCAGTTGCTGGCAACTACATCATTATGGAATGTGGCGACCATGTATATGCTGGGTTAGTCCATCTTCAAACAGGGTCTATTCAGGTTTCAGTTGGCCAGATTGTAAAGAAAGGTGAAGTTATTGGTAAAGTGGGTCATTCAGGCAATTCTTTTGCTCCACATTTGCATTTTCAGCTTATGGATAGCAGTGACATATCTACTGCAAACGGATTGCCTTGTGCTTTTGAACAATATGAAGTATTCCAAGATGGAGAGTGGCAAAAAGTAGTAAATGGTATTCCCACAGATAAAGATAGGATAAGGTTTGGTTCCTTTTAA
- a CDS encoding DUF4351 domain-containing protein, translating into MNGANKEGKSELLIMQLTKKFKILPDEYKNKIMTLPEEKLETIGMEIFDMESIEDLKKYIN; encoded by the coding sequence TTGAATGGAGCTAACAAAGAAGGTAAATCAGAGCTTTTGATTATGCAACTAACAAAAAAGTTTAAAATACTTCCTGATGAATATAAAAATAAAATTATGACTTTACCAGAGGAAAAACTTGAAACTATTGGTATGGAGATATTTGATATGGAGTCTATTGAGGATCTAAAGAAATATATAAACTGA
- a CDS encoding tetratricopeptide repeat protein, giving the protein MNKYFKLILMLLCGAILGAILRVSRIHMELKDWIIIYFGVVISALLFVFTRGMNNLNSLYKGEYNKAIESFKKTMKKHGRNTKIVNAMLYNISVCHHRKGDFYEVESCLDKMDLKSCDENIKWGYFFLRASSLILLEENVHAAIEYYEKAVELFNPEEAYPIRAYFETVKGNQKEALRYIEAYVNKEKRRKVIFSLKKSTLVYDKFTYDIEYNYFLGMTYLKLNEPELAKEYFSKASKSQYENYFSKKAGEYMEKDSLQNNN; this is encoded by the coding sequence ATGAATAAATATTTTAAGCTTATTCTTATGTTATTATGCGGTGCAATTTTAGGAGCAATACTTAGAGTTAGTAGGATTCATATGGAACTAAAGGATTGGATAATAATTTATTTTGGTGTAGTTATTAGTGCTCTGTTATTTGTGTTCACAAGAGGTATGAATAATTTGAATTCATTATATAAAGGTGAATATAATAAGGCAATTGAAAGTTTTAAGAAAACTATGAAAAAGCATGGGAGAAATACAAAAATAGTAAATGCGATGCTATATAATATCTCAGTTTGTCACCATAGAAAAGGTGATTTTTATGAAGTGGAAAGCTGTTTAGATAAAATGGATTTAAAGAGCTGTGATGAAAATATAAAGTGGGGATACTTTTTTTTAAGGGCAAGCAGTTTAATACTTTTAGAAGAAAATGTACATGCAGCTATAGAATATTATGAAAAAGCAGTAGAACTTTTCAATCCAGAAGAAGCTTATCCTATTAGAGCCTATTTTGAAACAGTAAAAGGAAATCAAAAGGAAGCTTTAAGGTATATAGAAGCCTATGTTAATAAAGAAAAAAGGAGAAAAGTGATTTTTAGTTTGAAAAAATCTACTCTTGTTTATGACAAATTTACTTATGATATAGAATATAATTATTTTCTTGGAATGACCTATCTAAAATTAAATGAACCAGAATTAGCAAAAGAATATTTTAGTAAGGCAAGTAAGAGTCAGTATGAAAATTATTTTTCAAAGAAGGCAGGAGAATATATGGAAAAGGACTCGTTACAAAATAATAATTAA
- a CDS encoding DEAD/DEAH box helicase family protein: MDETKELLQQDNYLSFDDITSKGIITKSNCITGNTDHFVDYLRESFKKARSIDIIVAFLMESGVHILSEDLKLIKEKNIPIRILTGNYLNITQPQALYMLKDIFGDDVDLRFYKERKRSFHPKAYIVDYETGGDIFVGSSNISRSALTSGIEWNYRLEKEANDVDYNSFKGTFEELFLNNSIIIDEAEMKKYSESWKKPKVYYDIEKSEEKDHSIIDLIRPKEAQIEALYELKKARAEGLDKVIVVAATGIGKTYLGAFDSLEFKKVLFVAHREEILKQAEATFKIIRPKDKTGIFNGIEKNKDKDILFASVQTLGQSKYLNEEYFKKDEFDYIIMDEFHHAVAGNYQKVLDYFTPKFLLGLTATPERLDNKDVFALCDYNVVYELRLKGAIDKGFLVPFRYYGVYDETDYENIIFKNGKYDEKSLEEALMINKRAEVILKHYEKYRSERALGFCTSRSHAEYMAKYFLENNIKACAVYSGEKSEFSMERKEALEKLKLGEINVIFSVDMFNEGLDVPEVDLVMFLRPTESPTVFLQQLGRGLRKSKGKEYLNVLDFIGNYKKANLIPFFLTGNIKDYASKSKGNFNPKPEDYPQDCIVDFDFRIVDIFKKQSEAEKKFTELKDIVIKGSQLSVPRFVVEEYYRIKEYIQERPSRVQFYTYFDDELFKLLNSKSNVFRDYLWFLEEIGEVTEEESLLVGTIGHEFIKMIEATVMTKSYKMPILLGFYNEGKMKFSLSEDDVYESFKGFYEKGSNYIDLTQHKSSENYKGWGKTGFITLAKNNPEKAFLSSAPEFFYLKDEFYCLNEKLEEFKDNVSFIKQFKDVIDYRTRKYYKERLGKKNEGL; the protein is encoded by the coding sequence ATGGATGAGACAAAAGAATTACTACAGCAGGATAATTATTTAAGCTTTGATGATATTACGTCTAAAGGTATAATAACAAAAAGTAATTGTATTACAGGAAACACAGATCATTTTGTTGATTACTTAAGAGAATCTTTCAAGAAAGCTAGAAGTATAGATATAATAGTAGCCTTTCTAATGGAATCAGGAGTACATATACTTTCGGAAGATTTAAAACTTATAAAAGAAAAGAACATTCCCATAAGGATACTTACAGGGAATTATTTAAATATAACTCAGCCACAGGCACTTTATATGTTAAAGGATATATTTGGTGATGATGTGGATTTGAGATTTTACAAGGAGCGTAAAAGATCTTTCCATCCTAAAGCTTACATAGTTGACTATGAAACGGGTGGAGATATTTTTGTAGGCTCTTCTAATATTTCTAGGTCTGCTTTAACTAGTGGAATTGAATGGAATTATAGATTGGAGAAAGAAGCAAATGATGTGGATTATAACAGCTTTAAAGGAACTTTTGAGGAGCTGTTTCTTAATAATTCAATAATTATAGATGAAGCAGAAATGAAAAAGTATTCTGAAAGCTGGAAAAAGCCTAAGGTTTATTATGATATAGAAAAAAGTGAGGAAAAGGATCATAGTATAATTGACCTTATAAGACCTAAGGAAGCACAAATTGAGGCATTATATGAACTTAAGAAAGCAAGAGCTGAGGGTTTAGATAAGGTGATAGTTGTTGCTGCGACTGGCATAGGTAAGACGTATTTAGGGGCTTTTGATTCTTTAGAGTTTAAGAAAGTTTTATTTGTGGCTCATAGGGAGGAAATCTTAAAGCAAGCTGAAGCTACCTTTAAAATTATTAGACCTAAGGATAAAACAGGAATTTTTAATGGGATAGAAAAAAATAAGGATAAGGATATCTTATTTGCATCAGTTCAAACTTTAGGTCAAAGTAAGTATTTGAATGAGGAGTATTTTAAGAAAGATGAATTTGATTACATAATAATGGATGAATTTCATCATGCTGTAGCAGGTAATTATCAAAAGGTTTTGGATTATTTTACACCTAAATTTCTTTTGGGACTTACAGCTACGCCTGAAAGACTTGATAATAAAGATGTTTTTGCACTTTGTGATTATAATGTGGTTTATGAGCTTCGTTTAAAAGGAGCTATTGATAAAGGATTTTTAGTACCTTTTAGATATTATGGAGTATATGATGAAACTGATTATGAGAACATAATATTTAAGAATGGGAAATATGATGAGAAAAGTCTTGAAGAAGCTTTAATGATTAATAAGAGAGCAGAAGTTATCTTAAAGCATTATGAGAAATATAGAAGTGAAAGAGCTTTAGGATTTTGCACAAGTCGTAGTCATGCAGAATATATGGCTAAATATTTCCTGGAAAATAATATTAAAGCTTGCGCAGTTTATAGTGGAGAAAAAAGTGAATTTTCTATGGAAAGAAAAGAAGCTCTTGAAAAACTAAAGCTTGGGGAAATCAATGTAATATTTTCTGTGGATATGTTTAATGAAGGGCTTGATGTGCCAGAGGTTGATTTAGTTATGTTTTTAAGACCGACAGAATCGCCAACAGTATTTTTGCAACAGCTAGGGCGTGGACTTAGAAAAAGTAAGGGTAAGGAATACTTAAATGTGTTAGACTTTATAGGGAATTATAAGAAGGCAAATTTGATTCCTTTCTTCTTAACTGGGAATATAAAGGACTATGCTTCAAAGTCAAAAGGGAATTTTAATCCAAAACCAGAGGATTACCCACAGGATTGTATTGTGGATTTTGATTTTAGAATTGTAGATATATTTAAAAAGCAATCAGAAGCTGAAAAGAAGTTTACTGAGCTTAAGGATATTGTTATTAAGGGGTCTCAGTTAAGTGTTCCTAGATTTGTTGTAGAGGAATACTACAGAATCAAGGAATATATACAGGAAAGACCAAGTAGGGTACAGTTTTATACTTATTTTGATGATGAACTTTTTAAGCTTTTAAATTCTAAGAGTAATGTGTTTAGAGATTATCTTTGGTTTTTAGAGGAAATTGGAGAGGTTACAGAGGAAGAAAGTTTATTAGTTGGAACAATTGGTCATGAATTTATTAAAATGATTGAAGCAACTGTTATGACTAAAAGCTATAAAATGCCTATTCTTTTAGGTTTTTATAATGAAGGAAAGATGAAATTTAGCCTTTCAGAAGATGATGTTTATGAAAGCTTTAAAGGATTTTATGAAAAAGGTTCTAATTATATAGATTTAACTCAACATAAATCTAGTGAAAACTATAAAGGTTGGGGCAAAACTGGATTTATAACTTTAGCTAAAAATAACCCTGAAAAAGCTTTTTTATCAAGTGCGCCTGAATTCTTTTATTTGAAGGATGAATTTTATTGTTTAAATGAAAAATTAGAGGAATTTAAGGATAATGTTAGCTTTATAAAGCAATTTAAAGATGTTATTGATTATAGAACAAGAAAGTATTATAAGGAAAGGTTGGGAAAGAAAAATGAAGGTTTATAA
- a CDS encoding acyl-CoA thioesterase, whose protein sequence is MYISETKIVVRYAETDQMGIVHHSNYLIWFEAGRTDFIKGSKMSYSEMEEEGILIPLAESSCKYIIGAKYEDELIIKTWVKELTPIKVEFNYSVIREKDQKEIAKGSTLHVFVSKSFKIINIKKNHPKIFEKLQSLHT, encoded by the coding sequence TTGTATATTAGCGAAACAAAAATTGTAGTAAGGTATGCAGAAACAGATCAAATGGGGATAGTGCATCACTCTAATTATTTAATTTGGTTTGAAGCAGGTAGAACAGATTTTATAAAAGGAAGTAAAATGAGTTATAGCGAAATGGAAGAAGAAGGTATATTGATACCTTTAGCTGAGAGCAGTTGCAAATATATTATTGGAGCAAAATATGAGGATGAATTAATTATTAAAACTTGGGTTAAGGAATTAACACCAATTAAAGTAGAATTTAATTATTCAGTAATTAGAGAAAAGGATCAAAAAGAGATTGCTAAAGGAAGCACTTTACATGTATTTGTAAGCAAAAGTTTTAAGATAATTAATATAAAAAAAAATCATCCAAAAATATTTGAAAAATTACAATCCTTACACACATAA
- a CDS encoding pirin family protein: MKKNVLEINKLTSQWRTNDPFIFCAHHKDAYPNGNNEMGPNASLEGRNIGNDFQGINGFNMYHGDTIPGFPQHPHRGFETVTIVLDGYVDHADSAGATGRYGAGDVQWLTAGKGCNHTEMFPLINTEKNNPLELFQIWVNLPRKDKFVEPHYKMLWAEDIPVIQSKNDAGKTSTIRLISGSYNGTKSLDSSPNSWARKKDNNVGIWLIRMEPEASIELPKVSSTLNRTVYFYEGDKININETSVEVYHSVKLAGDEIIEIKNGKVESYLLLLEGEPIGEPVVSYGPFVMTSDKEIKDAFADYRSTGFGGWPWERDDFVHPREKGRFAQYPDGKIEYR, encoded by the coding sequence ATGAAGAAAAATGTACTTGAAATAAATAAATTAACTTCTCAATGGAGGACAAATGATCCTTTTATATTTTGTGCACATCATAAGGATGCTTATCCAAATGGAAATAATGAAATGGGACCAAATGCCTCTCTAGAAGGTAGGAATATTGGCAATGACTTTCAGGGAATAAATGGCTTTAATATGTATCACGGTGATACTATTCCAGGATTTCCACAACATCCACATAGAGGTTTTGAAACAGTTACAATAGTGTTAGATGGATATGTTGATCATGCAGATTCAGCAGGTGCTACAGGTAGATATGGAGCTGGGGATGTGCAGTGGCTTACTGCTGGCAAAGGCTGTAATCATACAGAAATGTTTCCTTTAATCAATACAGAAAAAAATAATCCATTAGAATTGTTTCAGATTTGGGTCAATCTACCTAGAAAAGATAAATTTGTAGAACCACATTATAAAATGCTTTGGGCAGAAGATATACCAGTTATACAATCTAAAAATGATGCAGGTAAAACAAGTACTATAAGGCTGATTTCAGGCTCTTATAATGGTACTAAAAGTTTGGATTCTTCGCCTAATTCATGGGCAAGGAAAAAGGATAACAATGTAGGAATCTGGCTTATTCGCATGGAACCTGAGGCTAGTATAGAGCTTCCTAAAGTATCTTCTACATTAAACAGAACTGTTTACTTCTATGAAGGAGATAAAATAAATATTAATGAAACAAGTGTTGAAGTTTATCATAGTGTAAAACTTGCAGGAGATGAAATAATAGAAATAAAGAATGGTAAAGTGGAAAGCTATCTACTGCTTTTAGAGGGAGAACCAATTGGAGAACCTGTTGTAAGTTATGGACCTTTTGTAATGACATCTGATAAAGAAATTAAGGATGCTTTTGCTGATTATAGAAGCACTGGATTTGGAGGATGGCCATGGGAACGTGATGATTTTGTTCATCCAAGAGAAAAAGGAAGATTTGCACAATATCCTGATGGTAAAATAGAATATAGATAA
- a CDS encoding Uma2 family endonuclease → MLIDPIKTYTYTDYLTFDENERIEIIEGEIINMSPAPSRIHQEIITAILMELGNYIKNNNGPCKVYPAPFDVILKNNDEDLVNSKNIVQPDISVICDKSKLTDKGCTGSPDMIVEVVSPGSPRNDYIRKLNLYEKFKVKEYWIINPIKKNILVYVLTENGYDAPTSYTFNDKVNVNIYDNLEIDFNSIDL, encoded by the coding sequence ATGTTAATAGATCCAATCAAAACTTATACTTATACAGATTATCTCACCTTTGATGAAAATGAAAGAATAGAGATAATAGAAGGAGAAATTATTAATATGAGCCCAGCTCCAAGTAGAATACACCAAGAAATAATAACTGCAATTTTAATGGAATTAGGAAATTACATTAAAAACAATAATGGTCCTTGTAAAGTTTATCCTGCACCCTTTGATGTAATACTTAAAAATAATGATGAAGACTTAGTTAATAGTAAAAATATAGTTCAGCCCGACATATCTGTTATTTGTGATAAAAGTAAATTAACTGATAAAGGTTGCACTGGATCACCTGATATGATTGTTGAAGTTGTATCTCCTGGGAGTCCTAGAAATGATTATATAAGAAAATTGAATTTATATGAAAAATTTAAGGTTAAAGAATATTGGATTATTAATCCTATCAAAAAGAATATATTAGTTTATGTATTAACTGAAAATGGATATGATGCTCCTACATCTTATACCTTTAATGATAAAGTTAATGTAAACATTTATGATAACCTAGAAATCGACTTTAATTCTATTGATCTATAA
- a CDS encoding GH25 family lysozyme: protein MGYIKGIDISNNNGNIDFSQAAADGVEYVYVKATEGKTFQDSKMEGFYNECKTNGLKVGAYHFLVSTSSPEAQAENFYKKIKDYEWDLIPMLDIETEFEGLCDFVIRFMKAFKELCPFQLGIYSYTSFISNLEDIQNIIKDYPFWEANYNNDPWNLPSNFFAFRIGHQYTENGEILGARGKCDVNSFTEDVLLKSIGITLGTWKNENNKWWYKHMDGSYTKESWEFIDGKWYLFDADGWMIYDWKQDE from the coding sequence ATGGGATATATTAAGGGAATAGATATATCAAATAATAATGGGAATATTGATTTTAGCCAAGCTGCAGCAGATGGTGTTGAGTATGTTTATGTAAAAGCTACAGAGGGCAAAACCTTTCAAGATAGCAAAATGGAAGGTTTTTATAATGAATGTAAAACAAATGGCTTAAAGGTTGGAGCATATCATTTTTTAGTTAGCACAAGCTCTCCAGAAGCACAGGCAGAAAACTTTTATAAGAAGATTAAAGATTATGAGTGGGATCTGATTCCTATGTTAGATATTGAAACTGAATTTGAAGGATTATGTGATTTTGTAATTAGATTTATGAAGGCATTTAAGGAATTATGCCCATTTCAACTAGGCATTTATTCTTATACAAGCTTTATATCTAATTTAGAAGATATACAAAACATTATAAAAGATTATCCTTTTTGGGAAGCAAATTATAATAATGATCCCTGGAACCTGCCTTCTAATTTTTTTGCATTTAGAATAGGTCATCAATATACTGAAAATGGAGAAATTCTTGGAGCACGTGGAAAATGTGATGTAAATTCATTTACGGAAGATGTTTTGCTTAAAAGCATAGGTATTACACTCGGAACTTGGAAAAATGAGAATAATAAATGGTGGTATAAGCATATGGACGGAAGTTATACTAAAGAATCATGGGAATTCATAGATGGAAAGTGGTATTTATTTGATGCTGATGGTTGGATGATTTACGATTGGAAACAGGATGAATAA
- a CDS encoding superoxide dismutase codes for MKHELPQLEYKYNALEPYIDETTMTIHHSKHHATYVNNLNAALENYPELQDKSVEELVKDLESVPADIRTAVRNNGGGHFNHSLFWKLLSPNGGQEKGALLEAINAKFGSFDAFKEAFAKAAATRFGSGWAWLVVNKDKELEVVSTANQDTPVSEGLKPVLTLDVWEHAYYLKYQNKRPDYVGAWWSVVNWDFANKLYEEAVK; via the coding sequence ATGAAACATGAATTACCACAATTAGAATATAAATATAATGCGTTAGAGCCATATATAGATGAAACTACAATGACAATACATCATTCAAAACATCATGCAACTTATGTAAATAACTTAAATGCAGCACTTGAAAATTATCCAGAACTTCAAGACAAATCAGTTGAAGAATTGGTTAAGGATTTAGAGAGTGTTCCAGCAGATATAAGAACTGCTGTTAGAAATAATGGAGGAGGACACTTTAATCATTCTCTATTCTGGAAGTTATTATCCCCAAATGGAGGGCAGGAAAAAGGAGCTCTATTAGAAGCTATAAATGCAAAATTTGGAAGTTTCGATGCATTTAAAGAAGCTTTTGCAAAAGCTGCTGCTACAAGATTTGGTAGTGGATGGGCCTGGCTAGTAGTTAACAAGGATAAGGAGTTAGAAGTTGTATCTACTGCAAATCAAGATACTCCAGTTAGTGAAGGATTGAAACCAGTATTAACATTAGATGTTTGGGAACATGCATACTATTTAAAATACCAAAACAAAAGACCAGATTATGTTGGAGCATGGTGGAGTGTTGTTAATTGGGATTTTGCTAATAAATTATATGAAGAAGCAGTGAAATAA
- a CDS encoding EFR1 family ferrodoxin (N-terminal region resembles flavodoxins. C-terminal ferrodoxin region binds two 4Fe-4S clusters.), with product METTIYVFSGTGTALAVASKIASELVGEVEIKSIAKELIEKKENEIKVESSKVGFIFPCYYGEMPTIVTSFVRKLNLDNTNYIFSVVTAGGNIGYSLEFLKRELENKGKKLNYGKSMIVSSNYIVAWYYNLIVSKGEKLKQSLKDQENKSIQIAVDVKGEKEEIEKSSYLLYKMPHILTSSKIVEDTRPWDKEFSANEKCNGCSICIKVCSVKNIVMKNNKPEFQHNCQRCMACIQYCPNQAIMFKGKLLDKPRYFHPDITHKEMIKFVQENKN from the coding sequence ATGGAAACAACAATTTATGTATTTAGTGGAACAGGAACAGCGTTAGCTGTGGCAAGTAAAATTGCTAGTGAGTTAGTAGGAGAAGTAGAGATAAAATCTATTGCTAAGGAGTTAATAGAAAAAAAGGAGAATGAAATTAAAGTTGAAAGTTCCAAAGTTGGATTTATATTTCCTTGTTATTATGGTGAAATGCCAACAATTGTTACGAGTTTTGTTAGAAAATTAAATTTAGATAACACAAACTATATTTTTTCAGTAGTAACAGCAGGGGGCAACATTGGTTACAGTTTGGAATTTCTAAAAAGGGAATTAGAAAATAAGGGGAAGAAATTAAACTATGGTAAGTCAATGATAGTATCTAGTAACTATATTGTTGCATGGTATTATAATTTAATTGTTAGTAAAGGAGAGAAACTTAAGCAATCATTAAAAGATCAGGAAAATAAGTCTATTCAAATTGCTGTAGATGTAAAAGGTGAAAAAGAAGAGATTGAAAAGAGTAGTTATCTTCTTTATAAGATGCCCCATATACTAACCTCAAGTAAAATTGTAGAGGATACAAGACCTTGGGATAAAGAATTTAGTGCCAATGAGAAATGTAATGGTTGTAGTATTTGCATTAAAGTATGTTCTGTTAAAAATATTGTAATGAAAAATAATAAGCCGGAATTTCAACATAATTGCCAAAGATGTATGGCTTGTATACAGTATTGTCCTAATCAGGCAATAATGTTTAAGGGTAAACTATTGGATAAGCCTAGATACTTTCATCCTGATATTACTCATAAGGAAATGATAAAGTTTGTTCAAGAAAACAAAAATTGA